DNA from Pseudophryne corroboree isolate aPseCor3 chromosome 7, aPseCor3.hap2, whole genome shotgun sequence:
atatactggttaggaGGGTAGAAGgtacacaaatatatatactggaggggagggagcacactaatctatacagtatactggaggggcttgggcacactaatatatatactggaggagagggggcacactaatatatatactggaggggagggggcacactaatattttTACTAAAGGAGAGggggtacactaatatatatactggttaggaggggtgcaggtacactaatatatatactgggtaGGAGGgggaacactaatatatatactggttaggaGGGTAGGAGGTACActtatatatactggaggggaggagatacactaatatatatactggttaggaggggagaaggtacactaatatatatactggaggagagggggcacactaatatttatactgtaggAGAGggggtacactaatatatatactggttaggaGAGGTGCAGGTACACTAATGTAGCCTTATATCAGGCTAAAGATGTAAATATGTATAAATAGACATAGAGGTTATAAATTGGTATAAATAGACCTAGAGGTTATAAATTGATATAATTGTATTttggtaatatgtgtatatataaatgaaATTCATATGTGTGAAATAGCATATATTACTGTTTGAATAAATAGTAGGGTAATGTGTACATTTATTTGTgcctgtatatgtaatatatatataaccaTCAGAGCTGTGTTTGTATATTAGTAAGAGGGGGCAGGATAGCACGGTGATAGGTGAGGTTGGTTTAATAATATACTAATGTTAGTGGATGGGGATTTGAGGGTTTTGAGTGGTTGCCGCTGCTGTGAGCGGAGGACCCGCGCGCCGGTTACTTAGGGCCGTGTGCAAAACAGGAGTGGGCCACGAGCCGGTAACAGAGGGCCGTGTGCAGTACAAGAGGGGGGCCACGAGCCGGTAACAGAGGGCCGTGTGCAGTACAAGAGGGGGGCCACGAGCCGGTAACAGAGGGCCGTGTGCAGTACAAGAGGGGGGCCACGAGCCGGTAACAGAGGGCCGTGTGCAGTACAAGAGGGGGGCCACGAGCCGGTAACAGTGGGCCGTGTGCAAGAGAGGGAGTCCGCGAGCGGGTAACTAGGTATATATAAGGCGCTCCCGCCGGAGGACGTTAGACTGCAGATCTCCCTCTCAGTGCTCGCACCCAGGCATGGATATATGACTCATTTAAACACCTCACATCCATAGTTATTGATTCTCCCTATACAAACTGCCTAAACTTTAATGCCAGTAGAGGGGAATGAGAGCCGGTGGTACCTGGATAGTACCTTGAAAGCGATAAACTTATGTACTGTAAGGAGTACTTAATATACCTAGGAGCTAGTGGGACCCAAGATTGAGCTACTGAGTGTGGTCTTTAGGTTGAAATAACAGGAACAAGAAGCTTCATAACGACAAGGAGATAGTCTTACAGCATAATCTACCTGTATaaaatatttatcaatattatccCCGCTATATCATATGTGACTTTATAAAGGTATTTACTGCCTAGAGCTGAGGTATTTGAACAAACcaaggttttttttatatatttcatttACTACCTTTGATGAGAACATTGCTTAAGAGACAGTCTAAAACTAAGCGTCTGTGGAATTGTAAAGACAATTATATTGTAAAGTACAGAGGAGTGCTGTTTCATTAAAGAGACAAGACTACCAGAGATAAACTTCACAAAGGAGTTGGGTATAAGATTGAGTAGATACAAGTATACTTTTATTGTGAAAAAGAACTAGCCCACTCGAAGGAAAAGATACTTTCTATTTAGCTAGAGAAAAGGATACATAAGTGACATTCTACAAAACAGTAATTGCAACAGTAACATTCTGTATTGAGCTAAGCAATTCACCAACAAATTGAAAGAGAAGGGAAAATGTTATTACTACAGTGTAATGTTAAATTGTTATTACTTTTGTGAATttcatgggcccttatagtgcactatccatcgcattaagagtacccgggtcactctaacacctaagggtgttgcTTTAAGAaggtaatttttgtattgcatgcaaacaaTTCATGTATAGGTATTTGGGGAAATGTAGTATTAGTATGGTATTCCTTTATTAATCTGCAAAAGTTAGTAATATGTTGTTATAAGGTATTAAACACAACATTATACTTACCATCTGTGTCTGTGAGCTGGAGTTTGGTCCATGAGTCCTGGAAGATAGAACAGGTAAAAAGTTGGGGTGTGTGGTTTAATTAGGGGAGTGCACTTACACACAGGGACTGAGGGAAGCTTACCCAGACAAGCCTTATTAAACATTTAGTCTTGGTGGAGGCACAATTAATTTATAGgtaacctatatatgtatatattcataGAAATATATCTTGATAGATAAGGGAGGGTTACATATTGGAGGCAAGTCTGCTGAGATCCGAGTTTAGTAAGAATGGAAAATTTAACAGGAGAAGATATATACACGTGGTGTATGCAAAAAGAGAAAAATCCTAAAAAGTGTATAGGTATAGGAGGAAATTTCTCTGAATTTTCAGATGAAGAAGTCATTAGAACATTTATAGACAAATTGTATGGGGTTAAAAGACCTAGGATTGTGGACAAATGGAGAGGGGAAACAGCCATATTAATAGAAGCTGAAAGGGATTTAGATCCATGTTTAATACCAATGATTATAATGGCAAATGAGGACATTGGGAGGCGATGGTATATTATTTGGCCAAAGAGAAAAGATGAGGAAGCTACTAATGCACACATATCCTCTTCTTTGGATAACTCTGAGAGGGAAAATGCAAATAGTAATACACAAGGAAATGGTGCAAATGTAGATAGGTCGCAGTTTGAGACAATGGTAGATAGAGTGGTTACCCAGTTAGAACGCTGGCACTATGAAGGGAGCTGTAGGAGATTACAAATATTTTCGGGGATAGTGCCTGTACCACTAGGTGAAGAAACGTATGAATCCTGGAAGGAAGCTGCTGTTCAGCAAGCTGAGGAATGGCAATGCCCTGATCAAATAAAAAGGCAGAGAGTGATTGAAAGCCTAAGAGGGCCTGCCATGGGAATAATACAGGCAGCTAGACGAAGTAATCCACAAGCTACTCTTGAGACGTATTTCGAAGCTCTAGATTATGCCTATGGTACATTAGAAGACGTAGGGGATTTAACATCTAGGCTGCATCACACGTTCCAGGAACCTGGAGAAAGTGCATACTTAATAAGATTGGACAAACTTCTATACAAGATAGTAGAAAAGGGTGGAAATACCCGGGATGAAGTAGACAGAAGCAGAATGAAACAGTTACTGAGGGGAGCACTGACAACTGATTCTGTGGCCCAGAAAATTAGATGATCTGGAACAAGGGAACCTACTCCTACTTTTAATGAATTGTTAAAAGAAATAAAGCAGGAAGAAGTATTAATTGAAATGagagaaaaaactataaaaaaggTCAAAGTCATTCAACCCTCTGTAGAAGTAAATCCTTTTGAAGATAAGATAGTTAAAATGATAGAGGATCAGAATAAGAAAATAGAGCAATTTATAGCCTCTCAAAGTAGCAGAAACTCGGGAAACTCTTCTCAAAAGAGTAATAACAATTCATCTGATCGAGGCATGGGAAGAGGAAACTCTTACAATAATAGGGGAAgaggatgttttagatgtggtagaaTGGGACACAGAGCTTTTGAATGTAATGCTAATACTGATGGATCATCTTCAAGAACTCCTGTAACAAATTATAACGCACATAGAGGAAATTTTACGGGGCAGGGAAACGAACAGGGGAGGgctgtgaacccctcacagtccCCCTAGAGGTCAGCTACTGTGCaatggggaattcctggtggaatgggaaAGTGGCAGAGGGTTTATTGGGgcctacccccatagttcctgcaTCTATTAATGGAAATAATTGTAAGGTACTTTTAGACAGTGGATCCCAGGTGTCTATAATTTTTGAAACATGGTATAATGATCATATATCAGATGTACCCATACAACCACTCAGTGGGCTAGTCATCTGGGGATTAAGTGTTGAAAAATATCCCTACTTTGGTTATGTACAAGTAACCCTTGAATTTGATAGGAAAACACCTGAAAAGCCTTTAGAAGTACCTTTTATTGCTCTTATATGTCCTGAAATTCAGGGAGAAAGAAATGGACCCCCTGTGATTGTGGGGACTAACACTCAGTTATACCATGTACTATCAAATTTGTGCCAGAATGAAGATGGACGAGCTATGGATGTAGGACATACCTTGCTGGTGCAACCAGAAACAAATCTCAGTGAAAGTGGGAACGAATTTGATGTTTGTTTTCAGGAAAGTGACATGTTAAAAGAAGACAAGACTTCTTTAATTAAGGAATTAGAATACCGGAAACAAGCATTCCCAACTGGAGAATGGGACTTAGGAGAAGCAAAAGGAGTAGAGCATGGCATAAAATTAAATAATACAAGTCCTTTTAGAGAGCGCTCCCGTAGGATAGCACCTGCGGATTTTGAAGACGTTCGCTTACATGTGAAGGGTTTACTGGAGAACCAAATCATTATAGAATCCCGTAGCCCATATGCTTCTCCAATTGtaatagcaagaaaaaaaaaatggaaagatCCGTATGTGTGTAGATTATAGAACACTGAATTCCCGAACAGTACCAGACCAGTACACAGTTCCTAGGATTGACGAGGCATTGGATTGTTTACAAGGGAGCAGGTGGTTTTCTGTACTCGACCTAAGAAATGGATTTTATCAGATCCCTATGTGCCCAGAAGACAGAGAAAAAACAGCATTTATCTGCCCATTAGGATTCTTTGAATTTTTGAAGATGCCGCAAGGTATAAAGGGAGCCCCTGCTACATTTCAAAGGACTATGGAGAAAGTTATCGGAGACATGAATTACAGAGAAGTTAttgtctacctagatgatattATTGTTTTTGGAAATTCCCTTGCTGAACATAACGCCCGTCTATTAAAAGTATTAGATAGATTAATAGAAGGAGGATTGAAGTTATCCATCGATAAGTGCCAATTATGTAGGTCCTCTGTGAAATACTTGGGACATATTGTAGGCAGAGAAGGGGTCTCAACTGACCCTGCCAAAGTTGAAGCAGTGAAGAATTGGCCCCGTCCAACTAAATTAAAAGAACTTAGATCTTTTTTAGGGTTCTGCGGTTATTACCGCCGTTTTGTCCCAAATTATTCTAAAATTTCAAAGCCTCTCACTGATTTGACTAAGGGTTATCctccaaataataaaaagaaagccaCTAAAACAATTTCCAACCATTGGTTCAAACCAAGTGAACCATTCGGAAATAGATGGGACCATAAATGTGAAATAGCTTTTCAAGTTTTAAAAGAAAAActgactggtgctccagtcttagcATATGCTGATCCAACCCTTCCATATGTGCTTCAAACAGATGCTTCACAAGAAGGAATAGGAGGGGTATTATATCAGAAGTACCAAGGTGAACTGAAACCTGTGTCTTTTACTAGCCGGGGCTTATCCATTAGTGAAAGGAACTATCCTACACATAAGTTGGAATTTTTAGCTTTAAAGTGGTGTGTGGTAGAAAAATTCCACGATTATTTGTATGGTGTACCTTTTGAGGTGCACACCGACAATAACCCTTTAACATATATACAAACAACAGCAAAACTCGATGCTACCGGACACAGATGGCTTGCATCATTGGACTTGTACAATTTTTCTTTCAAATATAGACCAGGAATTAATAACATTGATGCTGACTTACTGTACAGGATCCCCAACCAAGGCAACAGTGACGTTGAAGAAGAATGGATTGAAGTGCCTATGGGAGATGTGAAAGGGATATGTCATCAAATACAAATTGGAGAAATGATGCCGGGGGAAATGTTAAGTCCTTTAGGAGCCACTTCCAAAGCTCTTCCATTATCATACTGTTGGCTGAGTAATTTGGAGTTAGAAGGATTGCCAAAGCTTAGAACAGGTCAAATACAAAATGATCAAAAATCAAGATCCAGATATAGGAGATGTAATAGTAAAAATGACACAGAGTTGGGATCATAAGCCCTCGCTAGTTACCAAACAAGCTAAGTTATTGGAACGACAGAAGAACAAGTTATTCTTAACAAATGGGCTATTACATCGTGTGACTAAAAAACAAGGAGGAAGTGAACGGCGACAGTTAGTTCTGCCTAAAAAGCACAGAAATACAGTGATGAAAGCTTTGCACCATGACCAGGGCCATTTAGGGTATGATAAAACCTTTAAGTTAATATCTGATAGGTTTTATTGGCCAGGAATGAGGGAAGAAGTAGAAGACTATTGTAGAAACTGTGGAAATTGTATAGTTCGGAAAACTGTAGTTAAGCAGATTGCCCCTTTGGTAAATTTTAAAAGTAATGGGATTTGGTGTGCATGGATTTTTGGACATTAGAAGTAGAGCCAGGAAAGAAATGCCACATATTAGTGATAACTGATCATTTTACCAGATATGCCCAGGCATATGTAACACCAAACCAAAAGGCAACTATGGTAGCAAACACATTATGGAACAAATTTTTTGTCCATTATGGTCTTCCAAACAGACTTCACTCTGACCAAGGTAGAGAGTTTGAAAGTAAACTAATAAAAGAGCTTTGTGTAATCTGTGGAATAACTAAATCAAGGACAACCCCATATCATCCACAAGGCGACCCCCAACCTGAGAGGTTCAATAGAACCTTGTTGGATATGTTGGGAACGTTAAATCCTCTTGATAAAAGGTACTGGAAAAGACATACCGACCGTttagtacatgcatataactgTACACAAAATGAAGCCACAGGGTATTGCCCCTACTACTTAATGTTTGGTCGTAAAGCCAGGCTTCCCATAGATGTATGTATGGGGATATCCACTAGTGACAAACCTGCTATAtctcacataaaatacataaagaaGTTGCTGGAGGAATTACAGGAGGCTTATGATATTGCTGAATGTGCAGCCAGGAAATTGGGATTAAAAAATAAGACCAGATATGACAGGAGAATACGTGACCATGAGTTAGTTCCAGGGGATCAAGTCTTACTGAGACACCTAGGGATACCTAGA
Protein-coding regions in this window:
- the LOC134944123 gene encoding paraneoplastic antigen Ma1 homolog, producing MENLTGEDIYTWCMQKEKNPKKCIGIGGNFSEFSDEEVIRTFIDKLYGVKRPRIVDKWRGETAILIEAERDLDPCLIPMIIMANEDIGRRWYIIWPKRKDEEATNAHISSSLDNSERENANSNTQGNGANVDRSQFETMVDRVVTQLERWHYEGSCRRLQIFSGIVPVPLGEETYESWKEAAVQQAEEWQCPDQIKRQRVIESLRGPAMGIIQAARRSNPQATLETYFEALDYAYGTLEDVGDLTSRLHHTFQEPGESAYLIRLDKLLYKIVEKGGNTRDEVDRSRMKQLLRGALTTDSVAQKIR